The Phaeacidiphilus oryzae TH49 region ACAGGGCGTCAGGTCGGCGGCGGCGGTGCGACCGCCGAGGCAGACCGTCTTCAGCGACGACCCCGCGGCGCGCCGGCGCTGGCGGAAGTGGAAGCTCCCGCCGACCATGAAGCAGCGGATCCGTGCCGAGGCGCACGGCGCGACCCCGGCCTGCCGGACCCTCGACCCGTCCGCGCTGGAGGCGGTGGGCAGCGCGCCGACCGCTCGCAGCCGGTCCCGTGACGAGGAACTCTGCGGGGTCTGACGCCGGCCTCCACGCCTCGGCGTCCGAAGGCCGCCCGATTGCCCCGCTGACTGGGACACGTTCCCGGCTAGGCCAGGCCAAGACCGGCCCGCGCCCCAGCGGCAGCGAGCCCGGCGAAGCCAAGCCGGCAAGCCGAGCGAGCGAGGCAGGCCTGACGCAAGCCAGACAGCTCAGGCGAGCCAGGTGAGCAGGTAAGCCAGGCGGCTCAGATGAGTCAGGCGAGCCTGGTGGACCCTTTGGTCCGAGCGAGCCAGGCAGGCGAGGACGACCAGGCGAGTCCCGGCGAACCCGGTGGCCCGAGCGATCCAGGCAGGTCAGGTGAGCCAGGCAGGTCAGGCGAGCCCGGCGGATCCGGTGGCCCGAGCAAGCCAGGCAGGCCCGGTGATCCGAGTGGGCGAGGCAGCCCAGCAAGTCAGGCGCGACCAGCGGATCCGGTGGCCTGAACAAGCCAGGCGGGCCCGGCGACCGGTAGGTCCTGACGGCCAGGGCGAGTCATGTGATTCGCGATGGCCCAGGCGGGTCCGGCAGTCCAGGCGGGCCAGGTACGCCGAGCGATCCAGGCGGGCCAGGCAGGCCAGGCGATCCAGGCGACCCAGGCACGTCGGCGACCCAAGCGATCCAGGCGACCCAGGCGAGTCCCCGTGTCCCAAAGCCGGTCAGGTCAGTCCGGCGACGCATGAGGAGCCAGGCGAGCCATGCGCAGGCCCGTTGGCCACGCGGTCAGTCGAGCTGAGCGGTCTCGATGGTCCGGGCGAGTCGCGGTCTCCCGCGGGGAGGCGAGCCGATAGCTCGGCAGTGGTTGGTTCAGACAGGCGGTCACACCGAACTTCACCAGCAGCACAAGCACTACAAGCGCCACAAGCGCCACAAGCGCCACAAGCGCCACAAGCACGACAAGTACCCGACGCAGCTCGGTCGGCTCGGCAGCACGCGCAGCGGAAGCCTCGGCAGGTGACCCGCAGGGGCGCGGAGACGGTTGCCGCGCGCCCCCGGGGAGTGGCGTGAGGGGTGGCGCGATCCGCCGTAGAGGCCTTGCTTCGCGGGCGGAGAAGCGATTCGCCGGGTCTGCGCCGACAAAGCAGGTTTGGATACAAGTCGTCACGCTTGCGGGCGAAAAGGTCCTCCCGCATGGCTGCAAGTCGATTTATTGAGCCAGTCTCTTGGTGCGACGTCGCAACGCATCCACCGACTTCCAGCAATTGGGAGGACCTCATGGCTCGCATCCGCACCGCCCTTGCCGCCGCTCCGATCGCGGTCGCGCTTCTGCTCGCCGGCGCCGGCGCAGCCGCCGCCGACAACGGCTCCTTCGCGGACCACGGCTCGAACGGCAGCGTCGTCTCCAACTCGGGCAGCGGAAACCTGGGCGGATTGGTCGACGGCAACGCCCTCTGGAGCCAGCAGACCGCGACCGGTGCCGGGGCGCACAACTCCAACAACACCGTGGCGGTGAAGGGCAGCAACAACGTCACCAACACGGATCAGCGGAACACCGACATCTCCTTCGGACCCATCTTCGGCTGAGCGGAACAGCACCGGTGACCGGATGATCAGCGGTCATCAGCGGTCGTCAGCGGCCCCGGGAGGCAAGCCGGCCTCCCGGGGCCGCTGCGCGTCCCGCGTCTTGACAGCCGAAGATTATCTGACGGACAGTCAGATACGT contains the following coding sequences:
- a CDS encoding DUF6344 domain-containing protein; this translates as MLGAEFRTEAVGRPAVVPGGGTGGEPGAADAGPGALIPGQGVRSAAAVRPPRQTVFSDDPAARRRWRKWKLPPTMKQRIRAEAHGATPACRTLDPSALEAVGSAPTARSRSRDEELCGV